In Streptomyces sp. NBC_00569, a single genomic region encodes these proteins:
- a CDS encoding class I SAM-dependent methyltransferase, whose protein sequence is MTGSTETAGVTADWRAWQDSWDRQQEWYMPDREERLRVMLDMVEAFAGPTPRVLDLACGTGSITDRLLKRFPGATSVGVDLDPALLAIAEGTFAGDDRVTFVTADLKDPHWAARLPHTSYDAVLTATALHWLHNEPLATLYGQIAGLVRDGGVFMNADHMIDDTTPRINAAERAHRHAQMDRAKASGALDWAEWWALAAKDPVLAGPTAKRFEIYGEHADGETPSADWHARTLRAAGFAEARPVWRSPSDALVLAVK, encoded by the coding sequence ATGACGGGATCTACGGAAACCGCCGGAGTCACCGCCGACTGGCGCGCCTGGCAGGACAGCTGGGACCGGCAGCAGGAGTGGTACATGCCCGACCGCGAGGAGCGGCTGCGGGTCATGCTCGACATGGTGGAGGCCTTCGCCGGGCCCACGCCGCGCGTGCTCGACCTCGCGTGCGGTACGGGAAGTATTACGGACCGGCTCCTGAAGAGGTTCCCCGGAGCCACCAGTGTCGGCGTCGACCTCGACCCCGCGCTGCTCGCCATCGCCGAGGGCACCTTCGCCGGCGACGACCGCGTCACCTTCGTGACCGCCGACCTCAAGGACCCGCACTGGGCCGCGCGGCTGCCGCACACCTCGTACGACGCCGTCCTCACCGCCACCGCCCTGCACTGGCTGCACAACGAACCGCTCGCCACCCTCTACGGACAGATCGCCGGCCTCGTCCGCGACGGTGGTGTCTTCATGAACGCCGACCACATGATCGACGACACCACGCCCCGGATCAACGCCGCCGAACGCGCCCACCGCCACGCGCAGATGGACCGCGCCAAGGCCTCCGGCGCACTCGACTGGGCCGAGTGGTGGGCCCTCGCCGCCAAGGACCCGGTACTCGCCGGACCCACCGCGAAGCGCTTCGAGATCTATGGGGAGCACGCCGACGGCGAGACCCCGTCGGCCGACTGGCACGCCCGCACCCTGCGCGCCGCCGGATTCGCCGAGGCCCGCCCCGTCTGGCGCTCGCCCTCGGACGCACTGGTGCTCGCGGTCAAGTAG
- the sodX gene encoding nickel-type superoxide dismutase maturation protease, translating into MPETAEETREARVPFQIIEVDGPSMVPTLYPGDWMLVQHGARVRPGDVVVLRHPFQQDLLVVKRISGRRDGGWWVLGDNPDAGGDSEVYGAVPDDLVLAKVRGRLRRRKPWVEGERQRSVAAVASWAFSALRPVLSDRSASARLRAR; encoded by the coding sequence CGGGAGGCCAGGGTGCCGTTTCAAATCATCGAGGTGGACGGGCCGTCCATGGTGCCCACGCTGTATCCCGGCGACTGGATGCTCGTGCAGCACGGCGCCCGGGTACGGCCGGGCGACGTGGTCGTCCTGCGGCACCCCTTCCAGCAGGATCTGCTCGTGGTCAAGCGGATCTCCGGGCGCCGGGACGGGGGTTGGTGGGTGCTCGGAGACAACCCCGACGCCGGCGGCGACAGCGAGGTGTACGGGGCGGTGCCCGACGACCTCGTGCTCGCCAAGGTGCGCGGGCGTCTGCGCCGCCGCAAGCCGTGGGTGGAGGGCGAGCGTCAGCGGTCCGTGGCGGCCGTGGCCTCGTGGGCCTTCTCGGCGCTGCGCCCCGTGCTGTCCGACCGGTCCGCCTCGGCGCGCTTGCGGGCGCGGTAG
- a CDS encoding amino acid ABC transporter ATP-binding protein → MVKSEGVHKSFGHVEVLKGIDLEVKEGEVFCLIGPSGSGKSTFLRCINHLEKINAGRLYVDGELVGYRQKGDKLYELKDSEVALKRRDIGMVFQRFNLFPHLTALENVMEAPVQVKRQSRAQARQRAGELLERVGLADKAGNYPSQLSGGQQQRVAIARALAMDPKLMLFDEPTSALDPELVGDVLDVMRDLAESGMTMIVVTHEMGFAREVGDSLVFMDGGVVVESGHPRDVLTNPQHERTQSFLSKVL, encoded by the coding sequence ATGGTGAAGTCCGAGGGCGTTCACAAGTCCTTCGGCCACGTCGAGGTCCTCAAGGGCATCGACCTGGAGGTCAAGGAGGGCGAGGTCTTCTGCCTCATCGGCCCCTCCGGCTCCGGCAAGTCGACGTTCCTGCGGTGCATCAACCACCTGGAGAAGATCAACGCCGGTCGGCTCTACGTCGACGGCGAGCTGGTCGGCTACCGGCAGAAGGGCGACAAGCTCTACGAGCTGAAGGACAGCGAGGTCGCGCTCAAGCGCCGGGACATCGGCATGGTGTTCCAGCGCTTCAACCTCTTCCCGCACCTGACGGCTCTCGAGAACGTCATGGAGGCGCCGGTCCAGGTCAAGCGTCAGTCCAGGGCACAGGCGCGGCAGCGGGCGGGCGAGCTCCTGGAGCGCGTGGGCCTCGCCGACAAGGCGGGGAACTACCCCTCGCAGCTGTCCGGCGGCCAGCAGCAGCGCGTCGCCATCGCCCGGGCCCTCGCCATGGACCCGAAGCTGATGCTCTTCGACGAGCCGACGTCGGCCCTCGACCCCGAGCTCGTCGGCGATGTCCTCGACGTGATGCGTGACCTCGCCGAGTCCGGCATGACGATGATCGTCGTGACGCACGAGATGGGCTTCGCGCGCGAGGTCGGCGACAGCCTCGTCTTCATGGACGGCGGCGTGGTCGTCGAGTCGGGCCACCCGCGCGACGTCCTGACGAACCCGCAGCACGAGCGCACGCAGTCCTTCCTGTCGAAGGTGCTGTAG
- a CDS encoding CGNR zinc finger domain-containing protein: MELAYYSDYAVRLVNSEEPGRGKDSLTTVEAVRDLFGANRSAARRATDADLTRFRGVRARLRSVFEAADGGDETLAVDLLNSLLLEFPVSPQISGHDHRDDDDRPLWHMHLADHPSNATAGYAAIAAMGLAFHLTEYGVDRLGLCEASPCRNAYLDTSTNRSRRYCSDRCATRANVAAYRARKRAEADRSDSTGRSAEKAHEATAATDR; this comes from the coding sequence GTGGAATTGGCCTATTACTCGGACTACGCCGTGCGTCTGGTCAACAGCGAGGAGCCGGGGCGTGGCAAGGACTCCCTGACCACGGTCGAGGCGGTGCGCGACCTGTTCGGCGCGAACCGGTCGGCGGCCCGGCGCGCCACGGACGCCGACCTGACCCGCTTCCGCGGCGTACGGGCGCGCCTGCGCTCGGTGTTCGAGGCGGCGGACGGCGGCGACGAGACGCTCGCGGTCGACCTGCTGAACTCTCTCCTCCTCGAGTTCCCGGTGAGCCCGCAGATCTCCGGGCACGACCACCGGGACGACGACGACCGCCCGTTGTGGCACATGCACCTCGCGGACCACCCGTCGAACGCGACAGCGGGATACGCGGCGATCGCCGCCATGGGCCTCGCCTTCCACCTCACGGAGTACGGCGTGGACCGCCTCGGCCTGTGCGAGGCGTCGCCGTGCCGCAACGCCTACCTGGACACGTCGACGAACCGCTCCCGGCGCTACTGCTCGGACCGCTGCGCGACCCGCGCCAACGTCGCCGCCTACCGCGCCCGCAAGCGCGCCGAGGCGGACCGGTCGGACAGCACGGGGCGCAGCGCCGAGAAGGCCCACGAGGCCACGGCCGCCACGGACCGCTGA